A stretch of the Perca fluviatilis chromosome 17, GENO_Pfluv_1.0, whole genome shotgun sequence genome encodes the following:
- the LOC120545788 gene encoding calmodulin-regulated spectrin-associated protein 1-B-like isoform X2 — protein sequence MDVEVSAGRDSTWRRAAAADDDVGGGGMEAQVVPIELYDSARAKIDANLRWLFAKAYGIDHIPADLRDPFYTDQYDQEHIKPLVIRLLLSGELYCRVCGLILHAEQAASLQSHQSVIQALSRKGTYVLKTDNTPFSDLDLSATPIKMSSHIHLIDALMMAYIVEMISTEKVVSSVKRFSNFSASKELPFDLEDAMVFWINKVNIKMRELVEKELKMKQHLMEPPSHQKVRYRRDHLSGRTLQHFPLLDDLLKDVCDGMALLAVIHFYCPELIRLEDICLKEVPSIADCVYNIQLLQEFCNEYLDKCFYLKPEDMLYSPPVLKNNVMVFVAELFWWFENVKPDFVQPRDLHEIRDVRLLLQPKSSRSNIPISNITKRSFMTSSNSADILTTSQSPDLSTKQSSISPSQSLLPLRQRQQKVAEETTSELGNMSNSLTRDGQHQGSVLAWPERRPRPLSQPVPYALHYPLEEDADSISLARSISKDSLASNILSITPKHMLGSGHQLPTHRLSGQSLLSHMRIEDEEEEIEEEELVAVIHPSAFTRRRLGSDMEQDELEIPSAASTSRVPNTRCSPRLDTGLFTPGLSADSYYLEPLMPAILKPAKEKSISLNKEEESGESHCRAAVAARKAATNVPSTSQRKSPAAESNRSTFTPIPVAESVPSSLRPPTEGSADISQSEKKQSPGFFLHSSGEPDYYSPNSTALEVGYDSDSDIADLEEDDEDEMELTKEVVKRGKGKYLEEGEVCELGEGESAKLREDSKVSERDDKEGGSGRSSPCLSTISWASSCSASGSTSVKMTSFAERKLLKLGLLDGFSSTSSSQKTTPDGSEVAPCPPWQLRSDCTSGWLGKEPSSVLGKNMVVSPPVVPSELLQLHMQLEEQRRAIEYQKKKMETLSARQRLKLGKAAFLNIVKKGGGKSDTLPLPIKHYQESSELADRSKVKTQSCKDDSCLDALKVQAKTGQTEGAQMNKNNRLNTLSQDNGAEPDLNECSHSIDLLNDAISSIQQQMMQLSLQQDLLMKRVVSPPEPLMKRVVSPPELPMNRVASPPERVESSPGTTPDTTTQSTSSTSDSRSFAVHFVDISGSNTAPARRPPKLSSSQRSKASEQKLSKENSKMASVKSNTQSLECRDNSSRFQDKGIAESSRLERSIQRNTTFRVPNDLDRQSSGEGTGCFLDNTLMSPSQAAEQEENNVANLGLEAVGGDENARAKGQLIKVDLSELKDPLENGSEDVTDCTAEGEPKNALGFFFKDEEKAEDEMEKRRAAFLLKQQRKAEEARLRKQQQEVEIEVKRDEARRKAEEDRVRKEEEKARREIIKQEYLQRKQEALMEEQGLVKPRPRTKSRRSRPKSLHREESNSLSKASTTRNSLKPSMLIKAQGSAAGCGGADLSCSHRGSTLSLATEADSVISGGAESHRAGSVCSMETFPMLSRASSRNMERDWENGSIASSITSTEYNGPKLFKEPSSKSNKPIIINAIAHCCLAGKVNETQKNVILEELEKCESNHLIILFRDSGCQFRAIYSYSPDTEEIIKFTGTGPRSIGRKMIDKLYKYSSDRKQFNVIPAKSVSVSVDALTIHNQLWQVKRPGSARRK from the exons ATCACATCCCTGCAGACCTGCGGGACCCCTTTTATACCGACCAGTATGACCAAGAACACATCAAGCCACTAGTCATCCGcctgctgctgtctggagagCTCTACTGCCGTGTGTGTGGGCTCATCCTGCACGCTGAGCAGGCCGCCTCACTCCAAAGCCACCAGTCTGTCATCCAGGCCCTGTCCAGGAAAGGCACCTATGTCCTGAAAACAGACAACACACCTTTCTCTGATCTGGATCTCAGCGCAACTCCCATCAAGATG AGCTCCCACATCCACCTTATTGATGCCCTGATGATGGCCTATATAGTGGAGATGATCAGCACAGAGAAGGTGGTGTCCAGTGTCAAGCGTTTCTCGAACTTCAGTGCCTCCAAGGAGCTGCCTTTTGACCTGGAAGACGCAATGGTCTTCTGGATCAACAAG GTGAACATAAAGATGAGGGAGCTCGTGGAGAAAGAGCTGAAAATGAAGCAGCATTTGATGGAGCCACCCAGTCACCAGAAG GTGCGTTATCGGCGAGATCACCTGTCAGGTCGGACACTTCAGCACTTCCCTCTGTTGGACGACCTGTTGAAGGATGTATGTGACGGCATGGCTCTACTAGCTGTGATCCACTTCTACTGCCCAGAACTTATTAGACTAGAAG ACATTTGTCTGAAAGAGGTCCCCTCCATAGCAGACTGTGTGTACAACATCCAGCTACTACAGGAGTTTTGTAATGAATACCTGGACAAATGCTTCTATCTGAAGCCTGAGGACATGTTGTATTCTCCACCAGTATTAAAG AATAACGTGATGGTCTTCGTTGCTGAGCTCTTCTGGTGGTTTGAGAATGTCAAGCCAGACTTTGTACAGCCCAGGGACCTTCATGAAATCCGAGATG TGAGATTGCTTCTGCAGCCCAAGAGTTCACGATCCAATATTCCCATCTCCAACATCACCAAACGTAGTTTCATGACATCATCAAACTCTGCTGACATCTTGACCACGTCCCAGAGTCCTGACCTCAG CACTAAACAGAGCTCCATAAGCCCATCTCAGTCTTTACTGCCCCTGAGACAGAGACAACAAAAAGTGGCTGAGGAGACCACTTCag AGCTTGGAAATATGTCAAACTCTCTGACACGGGATGGGCAGCATCAGGGCTCAGTACTGGCCTGGCCAGAGAGGAGGCCGAG GCCTTTATCCCAGCCAGTGCCCTACGCCCTGCATTATCCTCTGGAGGAAGATGCAGACAGTATCAGCCTTGCTCGCTCCATCAGCAAAGACAGCCTGGCCTCCAATATATTGAGCATTACCCCGAAACACATGCTGGGGTCAGGTCATCAACTGCCAACACACAGACTCAGTGGTCAAAGCCTGCTTAGTCACATGCGCatagaggatgaggaggaggaaataGAAGAGGAGGAACTGGTTGCTGTAATTCACCCTTCTGCATTTACTCGACGTCGACTTGGGAGTGACATGGAGCAGGATGAGCTGGAAATCCCGAGTGCAGCCTCCACCTCAAGGGTTCCTAATACTCGTTGCTCTCCCCGCCTTGACACAGGTCTGTTTACTCCCGGCCTCTCAGCAGACAGTTACTATTTGGAGCCTTTGATGCCTGCCATCCTTAAGCCAGCCAAAGAGAAGAGCATCAGCCTGaacaaggaggaggagagtggcgAGAGTCACTGTAGAGCGgcagtagctgctaggaaagcAGCCACAAATGTCCCAAGCACTTCACAGCGAAAATCCCCTGCGGCTGAGTCAAACAGAAGTACCTTTACACCCATACCTGTGGCAGAATCAGTCCCTAGCTCTCTCAGGCCACCCACAGAGGGGTCGGCAGACATCTCTCAGTCTGAGAAGAAACAGTCCCCAGGCTTTTTCCTTCATTCGTCAGGAGAGCCAGACTACTATAGTCCTAACTCCACTGCGCTGGAGGTAGGGTATGACTCCGACTCTGACATTGCAGACCTTGAAGAAGACGATGAGGACGAGATGGAGCTGACTAAAGAGGTGGTGAAGAGAGGAAAGGGAAAATACTTAGAGGAGGGAGAGGTGTGTGAATTAGGAGAGGGAGAGTCAGCCAAACTTAGAGAAGACTCGAAAGTTAGTGAGCGGGATGATAAGGAAGGCGGCAGTGGACGCTCAAGCCCTTGCCTCAGCACCATATCGTGGGCGAGCAGCTGCAGCGCTTCAGGCAGCACCAGTGTTAAGATGACCAGCTTTGCAGAGAGAAAGCTCCTTAAACTTGGCCTCCTTGATGGATTCTCAAGTACCAGCAGCTCTCAGAAGACCACACCAGATGGTTCTGAGGTTGCCCCCTGTCCCCCTTGGCAACTGAGGAGTGACTGCACCTCCGGCTGGCTCGGGAAAGAGCCTAGTTCTGTGTTGGGGAAGAATATGGTGGTGAGCCCCCCAGTAGTGCCTTCAGAGCTGCTGCAACTTCACATGCAGCTAGAAGAGCAAAGACGTGCTATTGAgtatcagaagaagaagatggagaCACTATCAGCACGACAGCGACTAAAGCTAGGGAAAGCTGCGTTTTTGAACATCGTTAAGAAGGGCGGAGGGAAGAGTGACACACTTCCCCTGCCGATAAAACACTACCAGGAATCCTCAGAACTAGCTGACAGGAGTAAGGTGAAGACCCAGTCATGCAAGGATGACTCCTGTCTTGATGCTCTGAAGGTGCAGGCAAAGACAGGTCAAACAGAAGGAGCACAgatgaacaaaaacaacaggttGAACACCCTGTCCCAGGATAATGGGGCGGAACCTGACTTAAATGAGTGTTCCCACTCCATAGATCTTCTCAATGACGCTATTAGCTCCATTCAGCAGCAGATGATGCAGCTGTCTTTACAACAAGACCTGCTGATGAAGCGTGTTGTGTCACCTCCAGAGCCGCTAATGAAACGTGTGGTGTCACCTCCAGAACTACCGATGAATCGTGTGGCATCACCTCCAGAACGTGTAGAATCAAGCCCTGGCACAACCCCTGACACAACAACACAATCAACATCCTCTACCTCAGACTCCAGATCTTTCGCAGTTCACTTTGTAGACATCAGTGGCAGCAACACTGCCCCTGCTCGCCGTCCTCCCAAGCTTAGCTCCAGCCAACGCAGCAAAGCCTCGGAGCAAAAACTAAGTAAAGAGAACAGCAAGATGGCTTCTGTCAAGTCTAATACTCAGTCCCTGGAGTGCAGAGACAATTCTAGTAGATTCCAGGACAAGGGTATTGCTGAGAGCTCCAGGCTAGAGAGAAGCATTCAGAGAAACACCACCTTCAGAGTCCCCAATGACCTCGACCGACAAAGCAGTGGAGAGGGAACTGGGTGCTTCCTGGACAATACATTGATGTCTCCCTCACAGGCTGCAGAACAAGAGGAGAACAACGTTGCCAACTTAGGGTTAGAGGCTGTGGGTGGAGATGAGAATGCCAGGGCCAAGGGTCAACTGATCAAGGTGGACCTATCAGAGCTTAAGGATCCACTGGAGAATGGCAGTGAAGATGTTACAGACTGCACGGCAGAAGGCGAGCCGAAGAATGCGCTAGGTTTCTTCTTTAAG GATGAGGAGAAAGCAGAGGATGAAATGGAGAAACGTCGTGCCGCCTTCCTCCTCAAGCAGCAACGCAAAGCTGAAGAGGCGAGACTGCGCAAACAGCAGCAAGAAGTCGAGATTGAGGTCAAGCGTGATGAGGCCAG GCGCAAGGCAGAAGAGGACCGTGTTcgtaaggaggaggagaaggcgCGACGAGAGATAATTAAGCAGGAATACCTGCAGAGGAAGCAGGAAGCGTTGATGGAAGAGCAAGGTCTGGTCAAGCCTCGCCCACGAACTAAATCCCGCAGGAGCAGGCCTAAATCACTGCACCGTGAAGAGTCCAACAGCCTCTCCAAAGCATCCACCACGC GTAATTCTCTAAAGCCGTCCATGTTGATCAAAGCCCAGGGCTCAGCAGCAGGCTGCGGGGGAG CTGATCTGAGCTGCAGTCATCGAGGATCGACGCTCTCTTTGGCGACTGAGGCAGATAGCGTTATCTCTGGAGGGGCGGAGTCACACAG AGCTGGATCTGTGTGCTCTATGGAGACGTTCCCTATGCTGAGCAGGGCGTCTAGCAGGAACATGGAGAGGGACTGGGAGAACGGCTCTATAGCCTCTTCCATCACTTCAACCGAGTACAATG GTCCTAAACTCTTCAAGGAGCCGAGCTCCAAGTCCAACAAGCCAATCATCATCAATGCCATCGCTCACTGCTGTCTGGCTGGAAAGGTTAATGAAACCCAGAAGAATGTTATTCTGGAG GAGCTGGAAAAGTGCGAGTCCAATCACCTGATCATCCTCTTCCGCGACAGTGGGTGCCAGTTCCGCGCCATTTACTCATACTCACCAGACACAGAGGAGATCATCAAGTTCACAGGCACAGGGCCGCGCTCTATCGGCCGGAAGATGATCGACAAGCTCTACAAATACAGCTCGGACCGCAAGCAGTTCAACGTCATCCCTGCCAAGTCGGTGTCGGTCAGCGTGGACGCCCTGACCATCCACAATCAACTCTGGCAGGTCAAGAGACCAGGAAGTGCACGGAGGAAGTGA
- the LOC120545788 gene encoding calmodulin-regulated spectrin-associated protein 1-B-like isoform X4 yields the protein MDVEVSAGRDSTWRRAAAADDDVGGGGMEAQVVPIELYDSARAKIDANLRWLFAKAYGIDHIPADLRDPFYTDQYDQEHIKPLVIRLLLSGELYCRVCGLILHAEQAASLQSHQSVIQALSRKGTYVLKTDNTPFSDLDLSATPIKMSSHIHLIDALMMAYIVEMISTEKVVSSVKRFSNFSASKELPFDLEDAMVFWINKVNIKMRELVEKELKMKQHLMEPPSHQKVRYRRDHLSGRTLQHFPLLDDLLKDVCDGMALLAVIHFYCPELIRLEDICLKEVPSIADCVYNIQLLQEFCNEYLDKCFYLKPEDMLYSPPVLKNNVMVFVAELFWWFENVKPDFVQPRDLHEIRDVRLLLQPKSSRSNIPISNITKRSFMTSSNSADILTTSQSPDLSTKQSSISPSQSLLPLRQRQQKVAEETTSELGNMSNSLTRDGQHQGSVLAWPERRPRPLSQPVPYALHYPLEEDADSISLARSISKDSLASNILSITPKHMLGSGHQLPTHRLSGQSLLSHMRIEDEEEEIEEEELVAVIHPSAFTRRRLGSDMEQDELEIPSAASTSRVPNTRCSPRLDTGLFTPGLSADSYYLEPLMPAILKPAKEKSISLNKEEESGESHCRAAVAARKAATNVPSTSQRKSPAAESNRSTFTPIPVAESVPSSLRPPTEGSADISQSEKKQSPGFFLHSSGEPDYYSPNSTALEVGYDSDSDIADLEEDDEDEMELTKEVVKRGKGKYLEEGEVCELGEGESAKLREDSKVSERDDKEGGSGRSSPCLSTISWASSCSASGSTSVKMTSFAERKLLKLGLLDGFSSTSSSQKTTPDGSEVAPCPPWQLRSDCTSGWLGKEPSSVLGKNMVVSPPVVPSELLQLHMQLEEQRRAIEYQKKKMETLSARQRLKLGKAAFLNIVKKGGGKSDTLPLPIKHYQESSELADRSKVKTQSCKDDSCLDALKVQAKTGQTEGAQMNKNNRLNTLSQDNGAEPDLNECSHSIDLLNDAISSIQQQMMQLSLQQDLLMKRVVSPPEPLMKRVVSPPELPMNRVASPPERVESSPGTTPDTTTQSTSSTSDSRSFAVHFVDISGSNTAPARRPPKLSSSQRSKASEQKLSKENSKMASVKSNTQSLECRDNSSRFQDKGIAESSRLERSIQRNTTFRVPNDLDRQSSGEGTGCFLDNTLMSPSQAAEQEENNVANLGLEAVGGDENARAKGQLIKVDLSELKDPLENGSEDVTDCTAEGEPKNALGFFFKDEEKAEDEMEKRRAAFLLKQQRKAEEARLRKQQQEVEIEVKRDEARRKAEEDRVRKEEEKARREIIKQEYLQRKQEALMEEQGLVKPRPRTKSRRSRPKSLHREESNSLSKASTTPDLSCSHRGSTLSLATEADSVISGGAESHRAGSVCSMETFPMLSRASSRNMERDWENGSIASSITSTEYNGPKLFKEPSSKSNKPIIINAIAHCCLAGKVNETQKNVILEELEKCESNHLIILFRDSGCQFRAIYSYSPDTEEIIKFTGTGPRSIGRKMIDKLYKYSSDRKQFNVIPAKSVSVSVDALTIHNQLWQVKRPGSARRK from the exons ATCACATCCCTGCAGACCTGCGGGACCCCTTTTATACCGACCAGTATGACCAAGAACACATCAAGCCACTAGTCATCCGcctgctgctgtctggagagCTCTACTGCCGTGTGTGTGGGCTCATCCTGCACGCTGAGCAGGCCGCCTCACTCCAAAGCCACCAGTCTGTCATCCAGGCCCTGTCCAGGAAAGGCACCTATGTCCTGAAAACAGACAACACACCTTTCTCTGATCTGGATCTCAGCGCAACTCCCATCAAGATG AGCTCCCACATCCACCTTATTGATGCCCTGATGATGGCCTATATAGTGGAGATGATCAGCACAGAGAAGGTGGTGTCCAGTGTCAAGCGTTTCTCGAACTTCAGTGCCTCCAAGGAGCTGCCTTTTGACCTGGAAGACGCAATGGTCTTCTGGATCAACAAG GTGAACATAAAGATGAGGGAGCTCGTGGAGAAAGAGCTGAAAATGAAGCAGCATTTGATGGAGCCACCCAGTCACCAGAAG GTGCGTTATCGGCGAGATCACCTGTCAGGTCGGACACTTCAGCACTTCCCTCTGTTGGACGACCTGTTGAAGGATGTATGTGACGGCATGGCTCTACTAGCTGTGATCCACTTCTACTGCCCAGAACTTATTAGACTAGAAG ACATTTGTCTGAAAGAGGTCCCCTCCATAGCAGACTGTGTGTACAACATCCAGCTACTACAGGAGTTTTGTAATGAATACCTGGACAAATGCTTCTATCTGAAGCCTGAGGACATGTTGTATTCTCCACCAGTATTAAAG AATAACGTGATGGTCTTCGTTGCTGAGCTCTTCTGGTGGTTTGAGAATGTCAAGCCAGACTTTGTACAGCCCAGGGACCTTCATGAAATCCGAGATG TGAGATTGCTTCTGCAGCCCAAGAGTTCACGATCCAATATTCCCATCTCCAACATCACCAAACGTAGTTTCATGACATCATCAAACTCTGCTGACATCTTGACCACGTCCCAGAGTCCTGACCTCAG CACTAAACAGAGCTCCATAAGCCCATCTCAGTCTTTACTGCCCCTGAGACAGAGACAACAAAAAGTGGCTGAGGAGACCACTTCag AGCTTGGAAATATGTCAAACTCTCTGACACGGGATGGGCAGCATCAGGGCTCAGTACTGGCCTGGCCAGAGAGGAGGCCGAG GCCTTTATCCCAGCCAGTGCCCTACGCCCTGCATTATCCTCTGGAGGAAGATGCAGACAGTATCAGCCTTGCTCGCTCCATCAGCAAAGACAGCCTGGCCTCCAATATATTGAGCATTACCCCGAAACACATGCTGGGGTCAGGTCATCAACTGCCAACACACAGACTCAGTGGTCAAAGCCTGCTTAGTCACATGCGCatagaggatgaggaggaggaaataGAAGAGGAGGAACTGGTTGCTGTAATTCACCCTTCTGCATTTACTCGACGTCGACTTGGGAGTGACATGGAGCAGGATGAGCTGGAAATCCCGAGTGCAGCCTCCACCTCAAGGGTTCCTAATACTCGTTGCTCTCCCCGCCTTGACACAGGTCTGTTTACTCCCGGCCTCTCAGCAGACAGTTACTATTTGGAGCCTTTGATGCCTGCCATCCTTAAGCCAGCCAAAGAGAAGAGCATCAGCCTGaacaaggaggaggagagtggcgAGAGTCACTGTAGAGCGgcagtagctgctaggaaagcAGCCACAAATGTCCCAAGCACTTCACAGCGAAAATCCCCTGCGGCTGAGTCAAACAGAAGTACCTTTACACCCATACCTGTGGCAGAATCAGTCCCTAGCTCTCTCAGGCCACCCACAGAGGGGTCGGCAGACATCTCTCAGTCTGAGAAGAAACAGTCCCCAGGCTTTTTCCTTCATTCGTCAGGAGAGCCAGACTACTATAGTCCTAACTCCACTGCGCTGGAGGTAGGGTATGACTCCGACTCTGACATTGCAGACCTTGAAGAAGACGATGAGGACGAGATGGAGCTGACTAAAGAGGTGGTGAAGAGAGGAAAGGGAAAATACTTAGAGGAGGGAGAGGTGTGTGAATTAGGAGAGGGAGAGTCAGCCAAACTTAGAGAAGACTCGAAAGTTAGTGAGCGGGATGATAAGGAAGGCGGCAGTGGACGCTCAAGCCCTTGCCTCAGCACCATATCGTGGGCGAGCAGCTGCAGCGCTTCAGGCAGCACCAGTGTTAAGATGACCAGCTTTGCAGAGAGAAAGCTCCTTAAACTTGGCCTCCTTGATGGATTCTCAAGTACCAGCAGCTCTCAGAAGACCACACCAGATGGTTCTGAGGTTGCCCCCTGTCCCCCTTGGCAACTGAGGAGTGACTGCACCTCCGGCTGGCTCGGGAAAGAGCCTAGTTCTGTGTTGGGGAAGAATATGGTGGTGAGCCCCCCAGTAGTGCCTTCAGAGCTGCTGCAACTTCACATGCAGCTAGAAGAGCAAAGACGTGCTATTGAgtatcagaagaagaagatggagaCACTATCAGCACGACAGCGACTAAAGCTAGGGAAAGCTGCGTTTTTGAACATCGTTAAGAAGGGCGGAGGGAAGAGTGACACACTTCCCCTGCCGATAAAACACTACCAGGAATCCTCAGAACTAGCTGACAGGAGTAAGGTGAAGACCCAGTCATGCAAGGATGACTCCTGTCTTGATGCTCTGAAGGTGCAGGCAAAGACAGGTCAAACAGAAGGAGCACAgatgaacaaaaacaacaggttGAACACCCTGTCCCAGGATAATGGGGCGGAACCTGACTTAAATGAGTGTTCCCACTCCATAGATCTTCTCAATGACGCTATTAGCTCCATTCAGCAGCAGATGATGCAGCTGTCTTTACAACAAGACCTGCTGATGAAGCGTGTTGTGTCACCTCCAGAGCCGCTAATGAAACGTGTGGTGTCACCTCCAGAACTACCGATGAATCGTGTGGCATCACCTCCAGAACGTGTAGAATCAAGCCCTGGCACAACCCCTGACACAACAACACAATCAACATCCTCTACCTCAGACTCCAGATCTTTCGCAGTTCACTTTGTAGACATCAGTGGCAGCAACACTGCCCCTGCTCGCCGTCCTCCCAAGCTTAGCTCCAGCCAACGCAGCAAAGCCTCGGAGCAAAAACTAAGTAAAGAGAACAGCAAGATGGCTTCTGTCAAGTCTAATACTCAGTCCCTGGAGTGCAGAGACAATTCTAGTAGATTCCAGGACAAGGGTATTGCTGAGAGCTCCAGGCTAGAGAGAAGCATTCAGAGAAACACCACCTTCAGAGTCCCCAATGACCTCGACCGACAAAGCAGTGGAGAGGGAACTGGGTGCTTCCTGGACAATACATTGATGTCTCCCTCACAGGCTGCAGAACAAGAGGAGAACAACGTTGCCAACTTAGGGTTAGAGGCTGTGGGTGGAGATGAGAATGCCAGGGCCAAGGGTCAACTGATCAAGGTGGACCTATCAGAGCTTAAGGATCCACTGGAGAATGGCAGTGAAGATGTTACAGACTGCACGGCAGAAGGCGAGCCGAAGAATGCGCTAGGTTTCTTCTTTAAG GATGAGGAGAAAGCAGAGGATGAAATGGAGAAACGTCGTGCCGCCTTCCTCCTCAAGCAGCAACGCAAAGCTGAAGAGGCGAGACTGCGCAAACAGCAGCAAGAAGTCGAGATTGAGGTCAAGCGTGATGAGGCCAG GCGCAAGGCAGAAGAGGACCGTGTTcgtaaggaggaggagaaggcgCGACGAGAGATAATTAAGCAGGAATACCTGCAGAGGAAGCAGGAAGCGTTGATGGAAGAGCAAGGTCTGGTCAAGCCTCGCCCACGAACTAAATCCCGCAGGAGCAGGCCTAAATCACTGCACCGTGAAGAGTCCAACAGCCTCTCCAAAGCATCCACCACGC CTGATCTGAGCTGCAGTCATCGAGGATCGACGCTCTCTTTGGCGACTGAGGCAGATAGCGTTATCTCTGGAGGGGCGGAGTCACACAG AGCTGGATCTGTGTGCTCTATGGAGACGTTCCCTATGCTGAGCAGGGCGTCTAGCAGGAACATGGAGAGGGACTGGGAGAACGGCTCTATAGCCTCTTCCATCACTTCAACCGAGTACAATG GTCCTAAACTCTTCAAGGAGCCGAGCTCCAAGTCCAACAAGCCAATCATCATCAATGCCATCGCTCACTGCTGTCTGGCTGGAAAGGTTAATGAAACCCAGAAGAATGTTATTCTGGAG GAGCTGGAAAAGTGCGAGTCCAATCACCTGATCATCCTCTTCCGCGACAGTGGGTGCCAGTTCCGCGCCATTTACTCATACTCACCAGACACAGAGGAGATCATCAAGTTCACAGGCACAGGGCCGCGCTCTATCGGCCGGAAGATGATCGACAAGCTCTACAAATACAGCTCGGACCGCAAGCAGTTCAACGTCATCCCTGCCAAGTCGGTGTCGGTCAGCGTGGACGCCCTGACCATCCACAATCAACTCTGGCAGGTCAAGAGACCAGGAAGTGCACGGAGGAAGTGA